The Streptomyces sp. V4I8 genome includes the window TCCGATGGGTCTCGCGGCCCACGCGGGCCTCCAGCTCCGTGACCCGGGGCCGTAGCTGCTCCTCGTTCGACGCGGCCACCCACAGGTGCAGGGCCGCGCGGAAGAGCGGGCCGGTGTAGAGGTCGACGAGGGCGGAGACGACCGCGCGCCGGTCGCCCGCCGCGCCCTGCGGGAAGAGGGCGCGCAGTGCCGTCGAGCGTTCCTCGGCGACGTACTCGACCGCCGCCGTGAAGAGGTCCTCGCGGGTCGGGAAGTGGTGCTGGGCGGCGCCTCGGGAGACGCCGGCGCGTTCGGCGACGACGGAGACCGTGGAGCCCGCCCAGCCGTGTTCGGCGAGGCAGGCCACGGCGGCTTCCAGGAGCCGTTGCCGGGTGGCGCGGCTGCGGTCCTGTTTGGGCACGCGGTCGGTACGGTCCACGCGGTCGCCGACTGTGCTCACACCACCCATTCCGGATCCCGTCTTTCTAGGAAGGCCGTCATCCCCTCGCGGGCCTGCGCGGAGGAGAACAGCCGGGCCGAGAGCGCGGTCAGGTCGGCCGCGTCCCGGTCGAAGGTTTCCAGCACCTTAGCCGTGAGCAGCGCCTTCGTCTCGGCCAGGGCCTGGGGGGAGGCCCGGCGCAGGCCGTCCAGGACGGGGGCCAGCGCCTCGTCGACGTCCTCGCCCGCCGTCGTGAGCAGGCCGATACGGGCCGCCTCGGGCGCCGTGAGGCGTTCGCCGGTGAGGTAGTAGCGGGCCAGGGCGCGGGGGTCCGTGCGGGGCAGGAGCGGGAGGGAGATCACCGCGGGGGCGACGCCTATACGCACCTCCGTGAAGGCGAAGGTGGCCTGTGCCGAGGCGGCCGAGATGTCACAGGCCGCGAGCAGGCCCAGGCCGCCCGCGCGTACGTGCCCGGTGACCCGGGCGACGACCGGTTTGGGCAGCTCCACGATCTGCCGGAGCAGCGCCACCAGGCCGTCCGGGGGCGGGGGGTCGCGCAGGTCGGCGCCCGCGCAGAACGTGTTGCCGGTGTGGGTGAGGACGATCGCGCGTACGCCGGCGTCCTTGCCGCAGTCCGTCAGCGCGTCGGTCAGCTCGCCCACGAGGGCCGCCGAGAGCGCGTTGCGGTTCTGCGGGGAGTCGAGGGTGAGGGTTTCGACGCCACGCGCGCGTG containing:
- a CDS encoding TetR/AcrR family transcriptional regulator, whose translation is MGGVSTVGDRVDRTDRVPKQDRSRATRQRLLEAAVACLAEHGWAGSTVSVVAERAGVSRGAAQHHFPTREDLFTAAVEYVAEERSTALRALFPQGAAGDRRAVVSALVDLYTGPLFRAALHLWVAASNEEQLRPRVTELEARVGRETHRIAVDLLGADESRPGVRETVQGVLDMARGLGLANLLTDDAGRRERVVAQWAVLLEEALG
- a CDS encoding enoyl-CoA hydratase family protein, encoding MTLVGRARARGVETLTLDSPQNRNALSAALVGELTDALTDCGKDAGVRAIVLTHTGNTFCAGADLRDPPPPDGLVALLRQIVELPKPVVARVTGHVRAGGLGLLAACDISAASAQATFAFTEVRIGVAPAVISLPLLPRTDPRALARYYLTGERLTAPEAARIGLLTTAGEDVDEALAPVLDGLRRASPQALAETKALLTAKVLETFDRDAADLTALSARLFSSAQAREGMTAFLERRDPEWVV